The segment TTCTCCTGCCCCAGCCGCTCGCGCCCGGCAGCCATCGCGCCGGATGACACCAGCGCCACGCGCACCCCCTGTTCGCGCGCGCACACAATCTGCTGGGCGATCTCGAGCATGCGCCGGCGGTTAAGATGTGACGTGCCGGCGGTGAGCGTGCTGGTGCCGACTTTCACCACGAGCGTTTCGATGGCAGGCGTCGCGGTCACGCGCGGGATTATAGAATCGTGAGCAGGCGAACCCCCCTTTCGCAGCCTGCTGCGAGCTTGGGAGTGAAGCACCCGTTGATCTACCGAATCGAAGTCTGCGCCAAGCCTGGTTTCAGCGATGCGCGCCGTAGGCGGCGGTCGCTGCCGATGTTGAAACGCTCGGCATCGCCTTTATGCGGCGCTGCATCGCGCCATCTCGGCCGGTGCGCGCGGCGCACGATTGCAGCGAGGGCGGGTTGGCTGCGGCGCTCGCCGAGATGGCGTAGGCCGGCCAAAAAGGATAAGGCCATCCGTCGTTGCCGTGTATATTTATGCGCATGGCAGCCGCTCATGACCTCGGCCCGCTCCCGCACTGGGATCTCTCGAACGTCTTTCCCGCACTCGAATCGGACGAGCTGAAAGCCGCGATCGCACGCTGCGATGACATGCTCGGCGAACTGGCAGGCTATCTCGACGCGCAGGGCATCGCGAAGGATGCGCCGCACGCCGACGATGACGCCATCCGCGCTGCGCTCGACGGCTATCTCGAACGCACGAACGACCTCGTCGCTTTGTATCGCACCATCAGCAGCTATATCCGCGCGTTCGTGACCACCGATTCGTTCAACCAGATGGCGCGGCGCATGTTGAGCGAGATCGAGCCGATGGGCGTGCGGCTACGTCAGATAGATGTGCGCTTCAGCGGCTGGGTCGGCACCATCGCCGATGCGCTGCCGCGCATCACGGCGCCACCTGGGCCGGCGCAGGCGCACGCTTTTTACCTGCGCGAGACGGCCGAGCAGAGCCGCTACCTGATGAGCGATGCCGAGGAGTCGCTGGCTGCCGAGTTGAGCCTGAGCGGCGCGAACGCCTGGAGCAAGCTGCAGGGCACGATCACGTCGCAGTTGACGGTGGACTTCGCACGGGACGGCAAGGTCGAGAAGCTGCCCATGCCGGCGCTGATCAACCTGATGCAGCATGATCCTGACCCCAACGTGCGCCGGCAGGCCTACGAGGCGGAGATCGCTGCCTGGGAGACGGTGAAGGAGCCGCTGGCCGCAGCGATGAACGGCGTGAAGGGCGCGACGATTACATTGGACAAGCGACGGGGGCGGCGCGACCCCCTGCACGCCGCGCTCGATCATGCTCGGATTGACCGCGAGACGCTAGACGCGATGATGGGCGCGATGCAGGATGCCTTCCCCATGTTCCGCAAATACCTGCGCGCGAAGGCCAAGCGGCTCGGCCACGCGGGCGGGCTGCCCTGGTGGGACTTGATGGCGCCTGTGGGCCGGCACGAGCGGACGTACACCTGGGACGAGGCGCGCGCGTTCATCCTGGAGCACTTCGCCGGCTTCAGCCCGCGGTTGGAGCGTTTAGCGCAGCGCGCGTTCGATTCCCGTTGGATTGACGCCGAACAGCGGCCAGGCAAGCGCGCCGGCGCGTTCTGCATGGGCGTGCCGCTGGTCAAGGAATCGCGCATCCTGTGCAACTACGATGGCTCGCTCGACCAGGTGTTCACCATCGCGCACGAACTGGGCCACGCCTTCCACAACGAATGCATCTACGCTGCCGGCAAGACCGAGCTACAGTCCATCACGCCGATGACGCTGGCCGAGACTGCCTCGATCCTGTGCGAGACCATCGTCACCGATGCCGCGCTGGCCGAAGCGCAGAGCGCCGATGAAGAACTGGCCATCCTCGAAACCGACCTGATCGGCAAGACGCAGGTGATCGTGGACATCACCTCGCGCTACCTGTTCGAGCTGGAAGTGTTCCGGCGACGTGCGAAGGCGGAGCTGTCCGCCGATGAGTTGTGCGAGCTGATGCTGCGCTACCAGAAGGAGACCTACGGCGACGGGCTGGACGAGCGCTATCTGCACAAGTTCATGTGGACGTGGAAGCCGCACTACTACTTTGCCGGCCTGTCGTTCTACAACTTCCCCTACGCCTTCGGCCTGCTGTTCGGGCTGGGGCTATACGCCATCTACAAGCAGCGCGGGGAGGCGTTTGTGCCAGAGTACGAAGCGTTGCTGGCCGGCACCGGCGAGGACACCCCCGCCAACCTCGCGGCGCGCTTCGGGATTGACCTCCGCGATCGCGCCTTCTGGAAGCGCAGCCTCGACCTCATCGGCGAGCGCATCGAACGCTACGTGAGCTTATCGGTCAAAAATCCTCCACGTTGATGATCCGGCGCTTGACGCGGTTCTCCACCGCGCCGCTGAGGAAGAACAGAATCAGCACGTCCACCCAACCGACGAAGACCAGCGCCCCAACGGGCAACAGGTTCTCCGGCGAGAGAAAGCCGGTGGAGATCAAGCTGGCGAAGAGTTGAAGGATGAAGGCAATCATCACGACGGCGATGACCGTCGAGCCGATCGCGTTGCCCAACAGCACGCGCCGCTTCAGCCAGAACGGCAAGGCGGCCAATGACCCCAGCGCCACCGGCAACAGCATGTAGACCAGCCCCCACCAGGCCAGATCGAGGATCATGTCCATGGCGTGATTATCCACCGGCCCCGCACATCGCTGGTATCGCCGCTACCGCCGCGACAACGCCGGCAATCACTTCGGCTGTTGGGTCAGTTGTGGGTTCAGACGACAAATTCCCCATCCACCATCACGCGCTCCACCTTTACGTGGAGGATCTCCTCTGGCGCGATGGCCGTCAGGTCGTGAGAGAGCACGGTCAGGTCGGCCAGTTTGCCCGGCTCGATCGAGCCGAATTCGTGCTCGCCGTAGCCGGCGTAAGCCGCGCCCATGGTATAGCCGTAGATCGCCTCTTCAACCGTCAGGCGCTGATCGGCATACCAACCGCCTGTAGGCGTACCGTCTTTGCGCTGGCGTGTGACCGCCGCGTGGATGCCGGCCAGCG is part of the Candidatus Roseilinea sp. genome and harbors:
- a CDS encoding oligoendopeptidase F, which translates into the protein MRMAAAHDLGPLPHWDLSNVFPALESDELKAAIARCDDMLGELAGYLDAQGIAKDAPHADDDAIRAALDGYLERTNDLVALYRTISSYIRAFVTTDSFNQMARRMLSEIEPMGVRLRQIDVRFSGWVGTIADALPRITAPPGPAQAHAFYLRETAEQSRYLMSDAEESLAAELSLSGANAWSKLQGTITSQLTVDFARDGKVEKLPMPALINLMQHDPDPNVRRQAYEAEIAAWETVKEPLAAAMNGVKGATITLDKRRGRRDPLHAALDHARIDRETLDAMMGAMQDAFPMFRKYLRAKAKRLGHAGGLPWWDLMAPVGRHERTYTWDEARAFILEHFAGFSPRLERLAQRAFDSRWIDAEQRPGKRAGAFCMGVPLVKESRILCNYDGSLDQVFTIAHELGHAFHNECIYAAGKTELQSITPMTLAETASILCETIVTDAALAEAQSADEELAILETDLIGKTQVIVDITSRYLFELEVFRRRAKAELSADELCELMLRYQKETYGDGLDERYLHKFMWTWKPHYYFAGLSFYNFPYAFGLLFGLGLYAIYKQRGEAFVPEYEALLAGTGEDTPANLAARFGIDLRDRAFWKRSLDLIGERIERYVSLSVKNPPR